The Eremothecium cymbalariae DBVPG#7215 chromosome 7, complete sequence genome contains the following window.
tCTTCAAATCCCTGGGGAAACAGACGCCGATGAGCCTCCTTAAATAAATGGAAAGcaaaacaatttttttaatgcGTAACACCCATATAATCATAATGTAGATCCCTTCATAATGAACTTCAATGACCTGACAATATTTCACCTTCCTGCTCTtctcctcttcctcttgatCTACCTCGCTAAACCATAAAGCTTTCTCCACATCCGCAAGTTCCTTTGGAATTCggatttttgaatataaacCTGGATTGTAAATTGTCATCAACCCAGTCCATCTCACTCCCCACGATGCTAAATAACGCCTTTGAATCAATGACAATCTTGACTCCATCCTGCTCAACTATTTCGTCAAACTTCCCCGGTTTCGTAATATACTGGAGATCATATACCAAACCCGAACAACCCCGATTTCTGACACCAACGCGTACTAATTGTGGCTCTGGCTTATCCAGCAACCGCTTGAGATGTATAATAGCACTCGGCGATAATGTTAATAGAGCTTTCCGTGGCCTGAGACGTCTCTtggccttcttcttgttaGCAGCAGCATTACCACTAGATGCAAAAACTTCTCCCCCCTTCTCCACCACCTCCTTTTGTTTCACGTCTACTTCATGCCCATCTCCCCCCCGCTTCAAAGGCAACGAATACTTTGACCATTTATCCGCAACCTTCGACGTTTCGGTTATCTGTGGCTTTTTCTGATTCTTTGCAGCAGCCTCTTTCTCCGTTCCTGACTCCTTAACAAATTTGAACGACCATGCAGACGGAAGTGACACTTTATCAAAAGACGTATTCCCACTCCCCTTTAACTGAGTTTGCAAAAACCTCCTGGAATTGTTTAAAACCCCATATCCATATTGTAAACGAACAGTTTGAAAATACGATTTATGGAACGTCTCCGAAACTGCACGAATACGAGCAAGCAGTATCAGTTGTCCCATTCTGGCTAGCCTTAACTTTAACAACTAATTGATACCTTCACTGTGAACCACTAAAACAATCGTGTTAACATGAACTTACAGTCTTTATTGTACTATTTATCTTAATGTGTTTGGCTCTTCACATGCGTATAAGGTCCTTGGGGAATGTGCTAGcatataaatttattatatttatatgatAGAAGAAATCTTACACGGGCCGACTTCGGATATCACTGTTCACGttatatcacgtgactaaCAGCCAATAAGAAGAGTCTTAGTCACCAACACATAGTTAAGAATATTATACTACATACGGTCTATCGgccaaatatattagatatattagatatatGGTCAcccatttttttattatatcgCTTATATTGACCAAACAGGGCAGGTTTGACGTAAATCCTAACGACAAGCTTTCGGAGCAGTGAGCTCATACATCTAAAATTTACAAACGGCAAAATGAAGAATGAGATGATTGATGTAAATGCTTtctaagaataaaataataatatcattagAGATGTGTGTAGAGAGTAAATAGTAGATTTTTGCTAATGGAATGACTGTGGTTATCATGTACGAAATTGTATGAGCTTTCTTAAAATACCAGggatcatcatcaattcaTAGATCGATGGCAACTTTAACAGACTCTTCTCTCTAGACAGAGATTTTTATGTTGGGGACTAACAACGAGAGTTCACCCTTCCCTATTCGTCCTCTCTCCCCcccaaaaataaatatccgGTTTTATTGGTGCTCCCATGTGTTTGCTTGTCAGTTCACAAAGGTGCGGTCTCTCTCTTCAACCACTTGAAGGCGATACCCTGTGGTTGAATTAATGGAGCAACAGTGGACCATATGCGGGAGTAATATTCGTTGATTTGTGatttttcttctgcagTCAAAAGTTTGATGCTGATAAGTTTTCTGCAGTATGGAACCAAAGTAATATTTTCGAACttcaagaatttttttttgccAAACTTTAAGTGATCGGCGTCCACCACTAGCATGTCATTTTCAATTCTGATTCCGTATTCTCCATCTTTGTAGTATCCCGGTTCATTTGTAACTATGTTACCCTTCTCGAAAGGCTGAAAAGAGTCCAGACGAGACGAGATGCCAATGCCAATTGGACCCTCATGGACATTTAAAAAGGAGCCGACACCATGGCCAGTACCATGTCTATAATCCAACCCCTGTTGCCATAGAAACTGTCTTGCCATAACATCTATGTGGCATCCACGAATTCCTTCCGGGAAAACCATTCTCTCCAAGGCCAAACAACCCTTTAGAACTAGTGTATAGTTGTCACACTCCTCTTGACTTGGGGAGCTAAAATACAACGTACGTGTGATATCTGTAGTACCCTCCAAAAACTGTGAACCAGCATCACACAAGTAGATCTTGTAAGGGCATATCATGGTCGATCCCTCTGAGGGAGGTGAATAATGTATGACTGAGGCATTAGCTCCCGTGGCCGAAATAGTGGAGAACGAGTTGCCCTTGAAGTTTTTCTGCGTTTTTCTTATCTCTAATAGTTTTTGGGCTG
Protein-coding sequences here:
- the ISA1 gene encoding Fe-binding Fe/S cluster assembly protein ISA1 (similar to Ashbya gossypii AGL033C); translated protein: MGQLILLARIRAVSETFHKSYFQTVRLQYGYGVLNNSRRFLQTQLKGSGNTSFDKVSLPSAWSFKFVKESGTEKEAAAKNQKKPQITETSKVADKWSKYSLPLKRGGDGHEVDVKQKEVVEKGGEVFASSGNAAANKKKAKRRLRPRKALLTLSPSAIIHLKRLLDKPEPQLVRVGVRNRGCSGLVYDLQYITKPGKFDEIVEQDGVKIVIDSKALFSIVGSEMDWVDDNLQSRFIFKNPNSKGTCGCGESFMV